Proteins found in one Miscanthus floridulus cultivar M001 chromosome 4, ASM1932011v1, whole genome shotgun sequence genomic segment:
- the LOC136548355 gene encoding F-box/FBD/LRR-repeat protein At3g52680-like, which yields MLPTGDSHAQPLPAPAVRQLDDLPSDVLYKLLAGLPAGDVVRTSVLSQAWSSRWESVPDLEIDLDDRVRDWESAAGFLERCAAPVRGVSIRGIPLSLFDRADGWVRTVAGKSPRSLSMALNMTALPSLFACNPGALADLKLVTCVLPPPPPAFAGFRGLTALDLDYVLFSGEKGWERLEAMISAATPTLEKLRLANIGFEHGATGGAIPGAWIIQAPNLRWLELRLTMAGAGSWELGNLPKLDYANITLNAQEPRDYGSMVTALSSVRELEIGNFDCATFQRRALLPVGNPL from the exons ATGCTGCCCACTGGCGACTCACACGCTCAGCCGCTGCCAGCGCCGGCCGTGCGCCAGCTTGACGACCTCCCGTCCGACGTCCTCTACAAGCTCCTCGCTGGCCTCCCGGCCGGCGACGTGGTCCGCACGTCGGTGCTGTCGCAGGCGTGGAGCAGCCGCTGGGAGTCCGTCCCCGACCTCGAGATCGACCTTGACGACCGCGTCCGCGACTGGGAGTCCGCGGCGGGATTCCTGGAGCGGTGCGCGGCCCCTGTCCGCGGCGTCAGCATCCGCGGTATCCCGCTGAGCCTGTTCGACCGCGCCGATGGCTGGGTGCGCACCGTTGCAGGCAAGAGCCCGCGGTCGCTGTCCATGGCGCTGAACATGACCGCGCTCCCGTCGCTCTTCGCCTGCAACCCCGGGGCGCTGGCCGACCTCAAGCTGGTCACTTGCGtgctgccgccaccgccacccgcCTTCGCCGGGTTCCGCGGCCTGACCGCGCTGGACCTCGACTACGTCCTGTTCTCCGGAGAGAAGGGGTGGGAGCGGCTGGAGGCCATGATCTCGGCAGCCACGCCCACGCTGGAGAAGCTCCGCCTGGCTAACATCGGCTTCGAGCATGGCgccaccggcggggccatcccagGCGCGTGGATCATTCAGGCGCCCAACCTCCGGTGGCTGGAGCTGCGCCTGACGATGGCCGGCGCTGGCTCCTGGGAGCTGGGGAACCTGCCCAAGCTAGACTACGCCAACATCACGCTGAACGCCCAGGAGCCGAGGGACTACGGGAGCATGGTCACTGCCCTTTCTAGCGTCAGGGAGCTTGAGATCGGCAACTTTGACTGTGCTACGTTTCAG agacgggctttactcccggtggggaaccctctttag